From Synechococcus sp. A10-1-5-1, a single genomic window includes:
- a CDS encoding RNA recognition motif-containing protein codes for MPADTLSTSQRESLIDALRSCRSTEERLAFSKDYAQTGREPLWELICDLLISRSISRAVAAHWLKDLIEEGKAS; via the coding sequence ATGCCCGCAGACACACTCTCGACCAGTCAGCGGGAGAGTCTGATTGACGCCCTGCGTTCCTGCCGAAGCACTGAGGAACGCCTGGCGTTTTCCAAGGACTATGCCCAGACCGGACGCGAACCCCTCTGGGAATTGATCTGCGACCTGTTGATCAGCCGCTCGATCTCACGGGCCGTAGCGGCCCATTGGCTCAAGGACCTGATCGAAGAAGGGAAAGCCTCTTAG
- a CDS encoding aminotransferase class V-fold PLP-dependent enzyme, with amino-acid sequence MFRDLCPALTNKTYFNYGGQGPLPTPSLEAINQSWRTIQELGPFTTDVWPFIEQETSRLRRALAGWCGVGPHRMTLTENVTSGCVLPLWGLPWEAGDELLISDCEHPGVVAACQELARRHQLSLATLPVLALCQTTAQAELESAVLQQLEAAQTPRTRLVVLSHLLWNTGAVMPIPAVAAQLEQHPKQPWLLVDAAQSMGSLPVAEAARAADIYAFTGHKWCCGPEGLGGVALSERVLDQGQPTLIGWRSLENEGSAGSSWHRDGRRFEVATSCIPLFSGLHQSLQLLAEEGSDEDRLDRIRQGSQQLWERLQSLPGCQTLLPEPPPAGLVSFRLEGIETSQAVHALGQAGLWIRRLDSPDCLRACTHICTTPAEIEGLIAALNNLS; translated from the coding sequence ATGTTTCGCGATCTCTGCCCAGCCCTCACCAACAAGACCTACTTCAACTACGGCGGTCAGGGGCCATTGCCGACCCCATCGCTGGAGGCGATCAACCAGAGCTGGAGAACGATTCAGGAGCTCGGGCCATTCACAACCGATGTCTGGCCGTTCATCGAGCAGGAGACGAGCCGGCTGCGCCGGGCCCTCGCCGGCTGGTGCGGAGTCGGCCCCCATCGGATGACCCTGACGGAGAACGTGACCAGCGGCTGTGTCTTGCCGCTCTGGGGATTGCCCTGGGAGGCCGGCGATGAACTGCTGATCAGTGACTGCGAGCACCCAGGAGTCGTCGCCGCCTGCCAGGAACTGGCTCGCCGCCACCAGCTCAGCCTGGCCACATTGCCGGTCCTCGCGCTCTGCCAGACCACAGCTCAGGCGGAACTGGAGTCCGCTGTGCTGCAGCAGCTCGAAGCAGCCCAAACCCCCCGTACCCGGCTCGTGGTTCTCTCCCACCTGCTCTGGAACACCGGGGCGGTGATGCCCATCCCGGCGGTCGCCGCTCAGCTCGAGCAACACCCCAAACAACCTTGGCTGCTGGTGGATGCAGCCCAGTCCATGGGAAGCCTTCCCGTCGCGGAGGCGGCAAGGGCCGCCGACATCTATGCCTTCACTGGACACAAATGGTGCTGCGGGCCAGAAGGTCTAGGGGGTGTGGCCCTCTCTGAGCGCGTCCTCGATCAAGGTCAGCCCACCTTGATTGGCTGGCGCAGCCTGGAGAACGAGGGCAGCGCTGGCAGCAGCTGGCACCGCGATGGTCGCCGTTTTGAAGTCGCCACCTCCTGTATCCCCCTCTTCAGCGGACTGCATCAATCCCTGCAGTTGTTGGCCGAGGAAGGAAGCGACGAGGATCGTCTGGACAGGATCCGGCAGGGCAGTCAGCAGCTCTGGGAAAGGCTGCAGTCGCTCCCGGGCTGCCAAACCCTGCTGCCAGAACCACCGCCTGCTGGACTGGTCAGCTTCCGGCTTGAGGGCATTGAGACCTCCCAAGCGGTCCATGCCTTGGGTCAAGCCGGGCTCTGGATCCGCCGCCTGGATTCACCGGATTGCCTGAGGGCCTGCACCCACATCTGCACGACCCCCGCGGAAATCGAAGGCCTGATCGCAGCACTCAACAACCTCAGCTAA
- a CDS encoding UDP-N-acetylmuramoyl-L-alanyl-D-glutamate--2,6-diaminopimelate ligase: MSQRLHTLLRQVGLAVPPGLGNVELEGVSCDSRRVGSGTVFVGLPGATVDGGAFWPEALQAGAALAVIGRAAAEARPPADGDAVLVVSDPVSRWAGLLAAEFWQQPSQRMALIGVTGTNGKTTTTYLLEHLASRCGYPAALFGTLINRWPGHSVTAQHTTAFADELQAQLAMAAEAGSRIAAMEVSSHALDQQRISGCRFAGAIFTNLTQDHLDYHPSMEDYFEAKAKLFEAPLLRSDARAVVNVDDPWGMRLAERLGDRCWRASLEPGASAELRMEALQMGSQGVSGTLITPVGSGAFSSPLLGKFNLMNLLEAVGVLLQQGLPLSSMLEALGSFKGVPGRMERVQVARAECCDAGLPSVLVDYAHTPDGLESALNACRPFVEGQLICVFGCGGDRDRTKRPQMAAIAARLADQVLVTSDNPRTEDPQQILKDVVAGIPEGAQFRVDADRAQAIAEAIAMAQPKDLILIAGKGHEDYQILGTKKVHFDDREEAEKALRNRPC, from the coding sequence ATGTCCCAACGGCTCCATACCCTGCTGCGACAGGTCGGGCTGGCGGTGCCACCTGGGCTTGGGAATGTCGAGTTGGAGGGGGTGAGCTGTGACTCGCGCCGCGTTGGCTCTGGGACCGTCTTTGTCGGATTGCCTGGCGCCACCGTGGATGGCGGTGCCTTTTGGCCGGAGGCGCTTCAGGCCGGTGCGGCCTTGGCCGTGATTGGTCGCGCTGCCGCTGAGGCCAGGCCCCCAGCCGATGGCGACGCGGTGTTGGTGGTCTCCGATCCGGTCTCTCGTTGGGCAGGTTTGCTGGCCGCCGAGTTTTGGCAGCAACCCAGCCAGCGGATGGCCCTGATCGGAGTGACGGGGACCAATGGCAAGACCACCACGACCTATCTGCTGGAGCATCTGGCCAGCCGATGCGGCTACCCAGCGGCACTGTTTGGCACGTTGATCAACCGCTGGCCGGGTCACAGCGTGACGGCACAGCACACCACCGCCTTTGCCGACGAGCTGCAGGCGCAGCTGGCCATGGCGGCTGAAGCCGGTTCGCGGATTGCGGCCATGGAGGTGAGCTCCCATGCCCTCGATCAGCAGCGGATTAGTGGCTGCCGCTTTGCCGGGGCGATTTTCACGAACCTGACCCAGGACCACCTCGATTACCACCCCTCGATGGAGGACTACTTCGAGGCCAAGGCCAAGTTGTTTGAGGCCCCCTTGTTGCGGTCTGACGCTCGGGCCGTGGTCAATGTTGATGATCCCTGGGGGATGCGCCTGGCCGAGCGCTTGGGCGATCGGTGCTGGCGTGCCTCCCTGGAGCCGGGCGCCTCAGCTGAGCTGCGGATGGAGGCGTTGCAGATGGGTTCCCAGGGGGTCAGTGGAACCCTGATCACCCCGGTCGGCAGCGGAGCGTTTTCCTCTCCTTTGCTGGGCAAGTTCAATCTGATGAACCTGCTTGAAGCGGTTGGGGTCCTGCTGCAGCAGGGGCTGCCCTTGTCCTCGATGTTGGAGGCCCTGGGGAGCTTCAAGGGGGTGCCGGGCCGGATGGAGCGGGTTCAGGTGGCCCGGGCGGAATGTTGCGATGCCGGTTTGCCCTCGGTCTTGGTGGATTACGCCCACACCCCCGATGGTCTCGAGAGTGCGCTGAATGCCTGCCGGCCCTTTGTTGAGGGACAACTGATTTGCGTGTTTGGTTGCGGTGGGGATCGCGACCGCACCAAGCGTCCCCAGATGGCGGCGATCGCAGCGCGGTTGGCCGATCAGGTGCTGGTGACCTCCGACAACCCCCGCACGGAAGATCCCCAGCAAATCCTCAAGGACGTCGTGGCTGGAATTCCTGAGGGAGCGCAGTTTCGAGTCGATGCGGATCGGGCCCAGGCCATCGCCGAGGCCATCGCCATGGCCCAGCCCAAGGACCTGATCTTGATCGCGGGTAAGGGCCACGAGGACTATCAAATCCTTGGCACCAAAAAGGTGCATTTCGATGATCGCGAGGAGGCCGAGAAGGCTCTGCGCAATCGGCCTTGTTAG
- a CDS encoding glutaredoxin family protein, whose translation MATLVLVTRVGCCLCEGLEEKLSAAAVSFETVDVDSDPQLLARFDLEVPVLIHRTPDGERVLPRLSPRVSVPQLAPWLAQQGVL comes from the coding sequence ATGGCGACTCTGGTGCTGGTGACCCGGGTGGGCTGCTGCCTCTGCGAAGGCCTGGAGGAGAAGTTGAGCGCTGCAGCGGTTTCTTTTGAAACGGTCGATGTCGACAGTGATCCCCAGCTGCTGGCCCGTTTTGATCTCGAAGTCCCAGTTCTGATTCACCGAACTCCAGATGGAGAAAGGGTTCTGCCTCGGCTTTCCCCCAGGGTGAGCGTCCCGCAGTTGGCCCCTTGGCTGGCCCAGCAGGGGGTCCTTTAA
- the yidD gene encoding membrane protein insertion efficiency factor YidD — translation MNALLQRLLLALIGFYRLAISPLLGPPRCRFIPSCSAYGLEAIERHGPWRGSWLTLKRLLRCHPWTPCGCDPVPD, via the coding sequence ATGAACGCCCTGCTTCAACGCCTGCTCCTGGCCCTGATTGGCTTCTATCGCCTGGCGATCTCGCCGCTGCTGGGTCCTCCCCGTTGCCGCTTCATCCCCAGCTGCAGCGCCTATGGCCTGGAGGCGATTGAGCGCCATGGCCCCTGGCGCGGCAGTTGGTTGACGCTCAAGCGCCTGCTGCGCTGTCACCCCTGGACGCCCTGTGGTTGTGACCCGGTGCCGGATTGA
- the rpsD gene encoding 30S ribosomal protein S4 has product MSRYRGPRLRITRRLGDLPGLTRKSAKRSYPPGQHGQARRKRSEYAIRLEEKQKLRFNYGISERQLVRYVKKARAQEGSTGTNLLKLLENRLDNVCFRLGFGPTVPGARQLVNHGHVTVNGRVVDIASYQCKAGDVVAIRERKQSRKLAEGNLEFPGLANIPPHLELDKNKFTAKVGGKCEREWVALEINELLVVEYYSRKV; this is encoded by the coding sequence ATGTCTCGCTACCGCGGCCCTCGCCTGAGGATTACGCGGCGCTTGGGAGACCTCCCTGGTCTCACCCGTAAGTCCGCCAAGCGGTCTTATCCCCCCGGTCAGCACGGCCAAGCCCGTCGCAAGCGCTCCGAATACGCCATCCGTCTGGAAGAGAAGCAGAAGCTTCGCTTCAACTACGGCATTTCCGAACGTCAGCTGGTTCGCTACGTCAAGAAGGCCCGTGCCCAAGAGGGCTCCACGGGTACCAACCTGCTGAAATTGCTCGAGAACCGTCTCGACAACGTTTGCTTCCGCCTTGGCTTCGGCCCCACCGTCCCCGGTGCACGCCAGCTGGTGAACCATGGCCACGTGACCGTGAACGGCCGCGTCGTGGACATCGCGAGCTACCAGTGCAAGGCCGGCGACGTGGTCGCCATCCGTGAGCGCAAGCAGAGCCGGAAGCTGGCTGAAGGCAACCTGGAATTCCCTGGCCTCGCCAACATCCCCCCTCACCTCGAGCTCGACAAGAACAAGTTCACCGCCAAGGTCGGCGGCAAGTGCGAGCGCGAGTGGGTCGCTCTCGAAATCAACGAACTGCTGGTGGTGGAGTACTACTCCCGCAAGGTCTGA
- the trpC gene encoding indole-3-glycerol phosphate synthase TrpC yields the protein MEIRRRPPNPKVKVAHLEYACPHEEGEPRNILEKIVWEKDREVAAARDRVPLDQLKNQVAALPAPRDFLAALKSACRKPAVIAEVKKASPSKGVIREDFDPEAIAKGYAAGGASCLSVLTDKQFFQGGFEVLVQVRQVVDLPLLCKDFILTPYQLYQARAAGADAALLIAAILSDQDMAYLLKVAKSLGLTALVEVHDAAELERVLALEGAQLIGINNRDLATFHTDLATTEQLMARYGEQLRAKGCLLVSESGLFNRDDLDRVQSAGADAVLVGESLMRQDDVTQALESLIGG from the coding sequence ATGGAGATCCGCCGCAGGCCCCCGAACCCCAAGGTGAAGGTGGCCCACCTGGAGTACGCCTGTCCCCATGAGGAGGGCGAACCTCGCAACATCCTCGAGAAGATCGTCTGGGAGAAGGACCGCGAAGTGGCGGCGGCCCGTGATCGGGTCCCCCTGGATCAACTCAAAAACCAGGTCGCAGCTCTGCCCGCTCCCCGCGACTTCCTTGCCGCGCTGAAATCCGCCTGCCGCAAGCCGGCGGTCATTGCGGAGGTGAAGAAGGCCAGTCCGAGTAAGGGCGTGATCCGCGAGGACTTCGATCCCGAGGCGATTGCTAAGGGCTACGCCGCTGGGGGTGCCAGCTGCCTGTCGGTTCTGACGGACAAGCAGTTCTTCCAGGGGGGCTTTGAGGTTCTGGTGCAGGTGCGTCAGGTGGTGGACCTGCCGCTGCTGTGCAAGGACTTCATCCTCACGCCTTATCAGCTCTATCAGGCCCGGGCGGCTGGGGCCGATGCAGCTCTGTTGATCGCGGCGATCCTGAGCGACCAGGACATGGCCTACCTCCTCAAGGTGGCCAAGAGCCTCGGGCTGACGGCCCTGGTTGAGGTGCACGATGCGGCTGAACTGGAGCGGGTGCTGGCCCTCGAAGGCGCCCAGCTGATCGGGATCAACAATCGCGATCTGGCCACCTTCCACACCGATCTGGCGACGACCGAGCAGTTGATGGCGCGCTATGGCGAGCAGCTGCGCGCCAAGGGTTGCCTCTTGGTGAGCGAATCGGGGCTGTTTAACCGCGACGATCTCGATCGGGTCCAGAGCGCCGGTGCCGATGCGGTGTTGGTGGGTGAATCGCTGATGCGCCAAGACGACGTCACCCAAGCGCTGGAATCGTTGATTGGGGGCTGA
- the lpdA gene encoding dihydrolipoyl dehydrogenase, whose amino-acid sequence MSDGSFDFDVIVIGAGYGGFDAAKHAAEHGLRTAIIESRDMGGTCVNRGCVPSKALLAASGRVRELADAEHLKGFGIHAAPVRFERQKIADHANQLVATIRTNLTKTLERAGVTIIRGTGRLEGAQKVGVREVSGVDRVLTGRDVIIATGSDPFVPPGIETDGRTVFTSDEAVNLEWLPRWLAIVGSGYIGLEFADVYTALGCEVTMIEALDRVMPTFDPDIAKIAARNLIDGRDIDARSGVLAKSIKPGAPVQIELVDMQTREPVETLEVDAVLVATGRVPTSKELNLEACGIETNRGFVPVDDQLRVLVNGAPVPHLWAVGDVTGKMMLAHTAAAQGTVAVDNILGHPRTIDYRSIPAATFTHPEISSVGLSEADAKELAAKEGFELGSVRSYFKANSKALAELESDGLMKLLFNKATGEVLGAHIYGLHAADLIQEIANAVARRQSVKQLANEVHTHPTLSEVVEVAYKQAAMAVAA is encoded by the coding sequence GTGAGCGACGGCAGTTTCGACTTTGACGTCATCGTGATTGGCGCGGGCTATGGCGGCTTCGATGCTGCGAAGCACGCCGCTGAACACGGGCTGCGCACCGCGATCATCGAAAGCCGCGACATGGGCGGCACCTGCGTCAATCGCGGTTGCGTTCCCTCCAAGGCCCTGCTGGCCGCCAGTGGTCGCGTGCGCGAGTTGGCTGATGCGGAGCATCTCAAGGGGTTTGGCATCCACGCCGCTCCCGTCCGCTTTGAGCGCCAGAAAATCGCCGATCACGCCAACCAGCTGGTGGCGACGATCCGCACCAACCTGACCAAAACTCTGGAGCGCGCCGGGGTGACGATCATCCGCGGCACTGGCCGTCTGGAGGGTGCCCAGAAGGTTGGTGTGCGGGAGGTCAGCGGTGTTGATCGGGTACTGACCGGCCGCGACGTGATCATCGCCACCGGTTCGGATCCGTTTGTCCCCCCCGGTATCGAAACCGACGGCCGCACGGTGTTCACCAGCGATGAGGCCGTCAATCTCGAGTGGCTGCCCCGCTGGCTGGCCATTGTTGGTAGTGGCTACATCGGCCTGGAGTTCGCCGACGTCTATACGGCCCTGGGCTGTGAAGTGACGATGATCGAGGCCTTGGATCGGGTGATGCCCACCTTCGATCCCGACATCGCCAAGATTGCCGCCCGCAACCTGATTGACGGCCGTGACATCGACGCCCGCTCCGGGGTGTTGGCCAAGTCGATCAAGCCTGGTGCCCCGGTGCAGATCGAACTGGTGGATATGCAGACACGCGAGCCCGTGGAGACCCTGGAGGTGGACGCGGTCCTGGTGGCGACCGGCCGGGTCCCCACCAGCAAGGAGCTCAACCTCGAAGCCTGCGGCATTGAGACCAACCGCGGCTTTGTTCCCGTGGACGATCAGCTGCGGGTCCTGGTGAACGGTGCTCCGGTCCCCCACCTCTGGGCGGTTGGTGATGTGACCGGAAAGATGATGCTGGCTCACACCGCAGCGGCCCAGGGCACGGTGGCGGTGGACAACATCCTGGGTCACCCCCGCACGATCGACTACCGCTCGATTCCGGCAGCCACCTTCACCCACCCGGAGATCAGCTCGGTGGGTCTGAGCGAAGCCGACGCCAAGGAGTTGGCGGCTAAGGAGGGCTTTGAGCTGGGCTCGGTCCGCAGCTACTTCAAGGCCAACTCCAAGGCCCTGGCTGAGCTGGAGAGTGATGGCTTGATGAAGCTGCTCTTCAACAAGGCCACCGGTGAGGTGCTGGGCGCCCACATTTATGGACTCCATGCGGCCGATCTGATTCAGGAGATCGCTAACGCCGTGGCCCGCCGCCAGAGCGTGAAGCAACTGGCCAATGAGGTGCACACCCATCCCACCTTGAGCGAGGTGGTGGAAGTGGCCTACAAGCAAGCCGCCATGGCGGTCGCCGCCTGA
- a CDS encoding RNA methyltransferase, with amino-acid sequence MELITSRRNPLVGRLRALHQSKGRREQGLLLLEGTHQLQELLRLGLLPEQLLATPAWLERHGSLLEGLADDACLQPVGEAVLAAVATTETPDGVVATLRQEALPKTQGLGSFVLALDQLQDPGNLGTLMRTALAAGVDDLWLGGGADPCQPKVLRASAGAALALPHWRGLDRAALGERVAKARAAGHQVVASLVDPAETHPYWELDWTRPTVLLLGNEGAGLHPELAALASHQVNIPHSTAVESLNVGVAAAPLLLERWRQQHNLGLGG; translated from the coding sequence ATGGAGCTGATCACCAGCCGCCGCAATCCCCTTGTTGGCCGGTTGCGTGCTCTGCATCAGTCGAAGGGTCGCCGCGAGCAAGGCTTGCTGCTGTTGGAAGGAACCCATCAGCTCCAAGAACTCCTCCGCCTTGGGCTGTTGCCCGAACAGTTGCTGGCGACCCCGGCTTGGCTGGAGCGCCATGGGTCCTTGCTGGAGGGCCTGGCTGACGACGCGTGTCTCCAGCCGGTCGGGGAGGCTGTCTTAGCGGCTGTGGCCACCACCGAAACCCCAGACGGGGTGGTGGCGACCCTCAGGCAAGAGGCGTTGCCAAAGACCCAAGGGCTGGGCTCGTTTGTTCTGGCCTTGGATCAACTTCAGGATCCCGGCAATCTCGGCACCTTGATGCGGACTGCCCTGGCCGCGGGTGTTGATGACCTCTGGCTGGGGGGTGGGGCCGATCCCTGCCAGCCCAAGGTCTTGCGTGCCTCGGCTGGGGCTGCCCTGGCCTTGCCCCATTGGCGTGGCCTCGATCGGGCGGCCTTGGGGGAGCGCGTGGCGAAGGCGCGCGCTGCAGGTCACCAGGTGGTGGCCAGCTTGGTGGATCCAGCCGAGACGCATCCCTATTGGGAGCTGGATTGGACTCGCCCCACGGTGCTGTTGCTCGGTAACGAAGGGGCTGGGCTTCATCCCGAGCTCGCGGCCCTGGCCAGTCACCAGGTGAACATCCCCCACAGCACGGCCGTGGAGTCCCTGAACGTCGGTGTGGCGGCCGCTCCCTTGCTGCTTGAGCGATGGCGGCAGCAACACAACTTGGGTTTGGGGGGCTGA
- the murA gene encoding UDP-N-acetylglucosamine 1-carboxyvinyltransferase codes for MTATLVPSQQILTPQLEIAGGRRLSGELRVSGAKNSALVLMAASLLTTEQLRLRNVPPLTDIGGMADILISLGVATSHNGDTLEMDGSGLSQSSPPYELVNSLRASFFCIGPLLARLGIARVPLPGGCQIGTRPVVEHVKGLKALGAQVTIEHGVVSAVVPGRSHRLTGGRIHLDCPSVGATETLMMAAALAEGETVIENAALEPEIVDLAGLLLAMGAKVRGAGTPTITIVGVERLHGADYAVIPDRIEAGTFLLAAAITRSCLTVAPVVTDHLGAVLTKLEEVGCRLEIDGTNVTISADTIQAVDLRTQPFPGFPTDLQAPFMSLLATANGNSVVTENIFENRLQHVAELQRMGAAIRTQGNTAFIEGVPRLSGAPVQGSDLRASAAMVLAGLAADGITTVQGLEYLDRGYADFEGKLNAVGASIRRLG; via the coding sequence ATGACCGCGACTCTCGTCCCGTCTCAACAGATTCTCACGCCGCAACTGGAAATTGCCGGTGGTCGCCGCCTGTCCGGCGAGCTGCGTGTCAGTGGAGCGAAGAACTCTGCGCTGGTCCTGATGGCCGCCAGCCTGCTCACCACGGAGCAGCTGCGCCTTCGCAACGTGCCGCCCCTCACCGACATCGGAGGGATGGCCGACATCTTGATTTCCCTCGGTGTCGCCACCTCCCACAACGGCGACACCCTTGAGATGGACGGCTCGGGGTTGAGCCAGTCCTCACCTCCCTATGAGCTGGTCAACAGCCTTCGCGCCAGCTTCTTCTGCATCGGCCCCCTGCTGGCTCGCCTCGGCATCGCTCGAGTCCCCCTTCCCGGCGGATGCCAGATCGGCACGCGCCCGGTGGTGGAGCACGTCAAAGGACTCAAAGCCCTGGGCGCCCAGGTCACGATTGAGCACGGCGTCGTCTCCGCCGTGGTCCCAGGCCGCAGCCACCGCCTGACTGGCGGACGCATTCACCTCGATTGCCCCAGTGTTGGCGCCACCGAGACCTTGATGATGGCGGCAGCCCTCGCCGAGGGCGAGACCGTCATTGAAAACGCGGCCCTTGAGCCCGAGATTGTCGATCTAGCAGGCCTGCTCTTGGCCATGGGCGCCAAGGTTCGCGGTGCTGGCACCCCGACGATCACCATCGTTGGGGTCGAGCGGCTGCACGGCGCGGACTACGCCGTCATTCCCGATCGGATCGAAGCCGGAACCTTTCTGCTGGCTGCAGCCATCACGCGTTCCTGCCTAACCGTTGCGCCAGTCGTGACTGATCACCTCGGCGCCGTGCTGACCAAGCTCGAGGAAGTGGGCTGCCGGTTGGAGATTGACGGCACCAACGTGACCATCAGTGCCGACACGATTCAGGCAGTTGATCTACGCACCCAGCCCTTCCCCGGATTCCCCACCGACCTGCAGGCCCCGTTCATGAGCCTCCTGGCCACAGCCAACGGCAACAGCGTCGTCACCGAAAACATCTTTGAGAACCGGCTGCAACACGTCGCCGAGCTCCAGCGCATGGGAGCTGCCATTCGCACCCAGGGCAATACGGCCTTCATCGAAGGGGTTCCACGGCTCAGCGGTGCTCCGGTGCAGGGCTCGGACCTGCGGGCCTCCGCCGCCATGGTCCTGGCCGGCCTCGCCGCCGATGGAATCACCACGGTCCAAGGGCTGGAGTACCTCGATCGCGGCTACGCCGATTTCGAGGGGAAGCTGAACGCGGTCGGCGCCTCGATCCGCCGACTCGGCTGA
- a CDS encoding aspartate aminotransferase family protein codes for MNTYGRFPLELVRGRGVWVWDQQGRRYLDAVAGIAVCTLGHSSRAMRKALGGQLRKLQHVSNLYRIPEQEQLAGWIRDNSCADRVFFCNSGAEANEAAIKLARKHGHVVRGIDTSSERGPLILTAHASFHGRTLAAVTATGQPKYHQGFEPMVQGFRYFPYNDISAFEALLHRCEAAGPRVAAVMLEPLQGEGGVNPGDVTFFQRVRDLCDQYKILLIFDEVQVGVGRTGRLWGYQKLGVEPDAFTLAKGLGGGFPIGALCVKALADQLKPGEHASTFGGNPMACRAGLTVAAELHRRNLPAHAEQMGELLQQLLLELAKHHPQLVKGVRGWGLLQGLVLQADGPKAIDVVKAAMDQGLLVVPAGSDVVRFVPPLTIQPRHLRLAVKRLEKALLACPSPTPSAS; via the coding sequence ATGAACACCTACGGCCGCTTCCCCCTGGAGCTGGTTCGCGGCCGGGGTGTCTGGGTTTGGGATCAACAGGGTCGCCGCTACCTCGACGCCGTGGCCGGCATCGCGGTCTGCACCCTGGGCCACAGCAGCCGCGCCATGCGCAAGGCGCTTGGTGGACAGTTGCGCAAGCTTCAACACGTCTCCAACCTCTATCGGATCCCCGAGCAGGAGCAACTGGCCGGCTGGATTCGCGACAACAGCTGCGCCGACAGGGTCTTTTTCTGCAACTCAGGCGCTGAAGCCAACGAAGCGGCCATCAAGCTCGCCCGCAAGCATGGTCATGTGGTGCGAGGCATCGACACCAGCAGCGAACGGGGCCCGCTGATCCTCACGGCCCATGCCAGCTTCCACGGCCGCACCCTTGCTGCGGTCACCGCGACCGGACAACCCAAGTACCACCAGGGCTTTGAGCCCATGGTGCAGGGGTTCCGCTACTTCCCTTACAACGACATCTCAGCCTTTGAGGCGCTGCTGCATCGCTGCGAGGCCGCCGGTCCGCGCGTAGCGGCCGTCATGCTCGAGCCGCTGCAGGGAGAAGGGGGAGTCAATCCCGGGGATGTGACCTTCTTCCAGCGGGTGCGCGACCTGTGTGATCAGTACAAAATCCTGCTGATCTTTGATGAGGTCCAGGTCGGCGTTGGCCGCACCGGACGGTTGTGGGGCTACCAAAAGCTCGGGGTTGAGCCCGATGCCTTCACCCTGGCCAAGGGTCTCGGCGGCGGGTTCCCCATCGGCGCCCTCTGCGTCAAAGCCCTGGCGGATCAGCTCAAGCCCGGTGAACATGCCAGCACCTTTGGCGGGAACCCCATGGCCTGCCGCGCTGGTCTGACGGTGGCCGCGGAACTGCATCGCCGCAACCTTCCGGCCCATGCCGAGCAGATGGGCGAGCTTCTGCAGCAGCTATTGCTGGAGCTCGCCAAGCACCATCCCCAATTGGTGAAAGGTGTTCGAGGCTGGGGACTGCTGCAGGGCCTCGTCCTGCAAGCCGACGGCCCCAAGGCGATTGACGTGGTCAAAGCCGCCATGGACCAGGGCCTGCTGGTGGTACCCGCCGGCAGCGATGTGGTGCGTTTTGTCCCCCCCCTGACGATCCAACCGCGGCATCTGCGCCTAGCGGTCAAACGACTCGAGAAAGCTCTGCTGGCGTGTCCATCTCCGACCCCTTCAGCGAGCTAA